The following proteins are co-located in the Candidatus Paracaedibacter acanthamoebae genome:
- the gatB gene encoding Asp-tRNA(Asn)/Glu-tRNA(Gln) amidotransferase subunit GatB, with product MSENKNLIQGRTGLWEVVIGLEVHAQVNSKAKLFDGCSTDFGADPNTQVGFFTAAMPGMLPVINHLCVDQAIKTGLGLNAVINKFSVFDRKNYFYADLPCGYQISQFTRPIVSGGYLDIDLEDGESKRINITRLHLEMDAGKSIHDLHPTKTYIDLNRSGIALMEIVSEPEMRSSAQAMAYVKKLRSILRYMGTCDGNMEQGSMRVDANISLRRPGQPFGTRAEIKNVNSIRFLGQAIEFEIARQLDILEDGGEIVQETRLFDPGKGETRSMRSKEDAHDYRYFPDPDLLPLRLTDERINAIHATMPELPDAKRQRLMAEFGLPLYDATVIVSERETADYYERAVAALTAKDKVQGAKQIANWLMGDVFAAMNRDNKTVETMPLEAKNLAGMIDLILDNTISGKIAKDVFLKMWESGKAPAALVEELGLKQITDASVIEQAVDEILTQHADKVADYKAGKETLFGFFVGQVMKATQGKANPGMVNDLIKKKLS from the coding sequence ATGTCAGAAAATAAAAACCTCATTCAAGGGCGCACAGGGCTATGGGAAGTTGTCATCGGTCTTGAAGTCCACGCTCAAGTAAACTCTAAGGCGAAACTTTTTGATGGATGCTCCACGGATTTTGGGGCGGACCCTAATACTCAAGTTGGTTTCTTTACAGCGGCGATGCCGGGAATGCTGCCGGTTATCAATCATCTTTGCGTGGATCAAGCAATTAAAACTGGACTTGGATTAAATGCCGTTATTAATAAGTTTTCAGTTTTTGATCGTAAAAATTATTTCTATGCTGACTTACCGTGCGGTTATCAGATTTCCCAATTTACACGTCCCATTGTCAGTGGCGGGTATTTGGATATCGATTTAGAGGATGGTGAATCTAAACGCATCAATATTACTCGATTGCACTTAGAGATGGATGCCGGTAAAAGCATTCACGACTTGCATCCTACAAAAACCTATATTGACTTAAACCGCAGCGGTATTGCCCTGATGGAAATCGTGTCAGAACCAGAAATGCGATCTAGCGCTCAAGCCATGGCCTATGTAAAAAAGCTGCGCTCTATTTTACGCTATATGGGAACTTGTGATGGGAATATGGAACAAGGCAGCATGCGGGTTGACGCTAATATTTCCTTACGCCGTCCCGGCCAACCCTTTGGCACCCGAGCCGAAATTAAGAACGTCAACTCAATTCGGTTCTTAGGCCAAGCCATCGAATTTGAAATTGCGCGGCAGCTCGACATCCTCGAAGATGGTGGCGAAATTGTGCAAGAAACGCGTTTATTTGATCCTGGCAAAGGAGAAACTCGATCCATGCGCAGTAAGGAAGACGCCCATGATTATCGTTATTTCCCCGATCCTGATCTGTTGCCCCTGCGCTTAACAGATGAAAGAATCAATGCGATTCATGCCACCATGCCAGAACTCCCCGATGCTAAACGTCAACGCCTCATGGCTGAGTTTGGCTTACCACTTTATGATGCAACTGTGATTGTTTCTGAACGCGAAACCGCAGATTATTATGAAAGGGCTGTCGCCGCCCTCACTGCTAAAGATAAAGTGCAAGGGGCCAAACAAATTGCTAATTGGTTGATGGGTGACGTTTTTGCTGCCATGAATCGAGACAACAAGACGGTCGAAACAATGCCGTTAGAAGCTAAAAACCTGGCAGGTATGATTGACCTAATTCTTGATAATACCATTTCAGGAAAGATTGCTAAGGACGTTTTCCTTAAAATGTGGGAATCTGGCAAAGCTCCCGCAGCCCTGGTCGAAGAACTCGGTCTCAAGCAAATCACCGATGCCTCAGTGATTGAACAAGCTGTTGATGAAATTTTGACTCAGCATGCCGATAAAGTTGCTGATTATAAAGCTGGAAAAGAAACTTTATTTGGATTCTTTGTCGGTCAAGTGATGAAAGCCACCCAAGGTAAAGCTAACCCTGGCATGGTTAATGACCTGATTAAAAAGAAGCTTTCTTAA